TTTTTGAGAAGGTTGGTTTGGCATTAGAGAAGAGTGGACTATTTAAAGTTTAATGGAGGTAAAGGATAAAAATGGCTAACATACTTAAAGCATTGTCCGAAGGAACCGATGCAGCAGGTGGGTTCATTGTACCTGAAGAGTTAAGTAAAGAAATCTTAGCATACATTCAGGACAATGCAGTAACCTTACCTGACTTACAAAGGGTTCCAATGGGCTCAGATGAATTAAGGCTACCTAAATTAGTTGGAGGTAGTACTGCAAGATGGATAGGTGAAAGTACAACAATAACTGGAGCAGACATTACATTTGGAAGGACAACAATGAGTGCTAAAAAGGTTGCAGCATTAATGACAGCATCAACTGAATTGTTAGAAGACGCACCACAATCAGTTGCTGCAATTATATCAGAACAAATGGGTAAAGATTTAGCACTTGCAATAGATGGAGAAATCTTAGGTTCTGATACAACAAACTTCGCAGATGCTCTTGGAGCAGTAGGAAATGCTACAAATACAGTTTCTGCTGGAACATTAAGTTGGAC
The Candidatus Schekmanbacteria bacterium DNA segment above includes these coding regions:
- a CDS encoding phage major capsid protein; this translates as MANILKALSEGTDAAGGFIVPEELSKEILAYIQDNAVTLPDLQRVPMGSDELRLPKLVGGSTARWIGESTTITGADITFGRTTMSAKKVAALMTASTELLEDAPQSVAAIISEQMGKDLALAIDGEILGSDTTNFADALGAVGNATNTVSAGTLSWTTLINAQHEILADKHPAPDVMYTHPNNIKTLKLLTDGNARPIFDEATFGSPLLRDGAIGTIAGMAVKPTTQLTASSMIVGVKGRFGYYAVRRNLKFNRFYQIGTDDWVFQANMRVAFAAKYKDAYCLIHSIA